Proteins encoded in a region of the Novibacillus thermophilus genome:
- the uvrB gene encoding excinuclease ABC subunit UvrB, translated as MKGTFQLVSDYEPQGDQPQAIEKLVEGIKQGKKHQTLLGATGTGKTFTMANVIAKVNKPTLVIAHNKTLAAQLCSELKEFFPHNAVEYFVSYYDYYQPEAYVPQTDTYIEKDASINDEIDKLRHSATSALYERNDVIIVASVSCIYGLGSPEEYRDLLLSLRVGMEKDRNEVLHRLVDIQYTRNDVNFTRGTFRVRGDVLEIFPASRSEQAVRVEFFGDEIERIREIDVVTGEVIGEREHVAIFPASHFVTREDKMRVAIQRIEAELEERLAELKAENKLLEAQRLEQRTRYDIEMMQEVGFCSGIENYSRHLTGRAPGEAPYTLLDHFPDDYLMIVDESHVTLPQINGMYKGDRARKMTLIEHGFRLPSAADNRPLRFEEWEKHIHQIVYVSATPGPYELEKCPEVVEQIIRPTGLVDPKVVVRPIKGQIDDLIEEINKRRERDERVLVTTLTKKMAEDLTDYLNDVGIKVRYLHSDIKTIERMQILRDLRLGVHDVVVGINLLREGLDLPEVSLVAILDADKEGFLRGERALIQTIGRAARNADGMVIMYADTITESMQKAIDETERRRQIQLEYNKKHGITPRTIQKAVRDVIEATRVAEEKADYLDKDLTKLPKRDRKAVIERMEAEMKEAAKALQFERAAELRDLIIELKAEGA; from the coding sequence GTGAAGGGCACATTTCAGCTCGTTTCCGATTACGAACCTCAAGGTGACCAACCCCAAGCGATTGAGAAGCTTGTTGAAGGTATAAAGCAAGGCAAGAAACACCAGACACTGTTAGGGGCGACCGGCACCGGAAAGACGTTTACGATGGCCAACGTCATCGCCAAAGTGAACAAGCCGACCCTCGTCATCGCCCACAACAAAACGTTGGCAGCACAGTTGTGCAGTGAGTTGAAAGAATTTTTCCCACACAACGCCGTAGAGTACTTCGTCAGCTACTACGATTATTACCAGCCGGAAGCGTACGTCCCCCAGACCGACACGTACATCGAGAAGGACGCCTCGATCAACGATGAGATTGACAAACTGCGGCACTCGGCGACGAGTGCGCTGTACGAGCGCAACGACGTGATCATTGTCGCCAGTGTGTCCTGCATTTACGGGTTAGGATCTCCGGAAGAGTACCGAGATCTGCTCCTGTCACTGCGCGTCGGAATGGAGAAAGACCGCAATGAAGTGCTGCACCGCCTGGTGGATATTCAGTACACCCGCAACGACGTCAACTTTACGCGGGGTACGTTTCGCGTGCGCGGGGACGTGTTGGAAATTTTTCCGGCATCTCGCTCGGAACAGGCGGTGCGGGTCGAATTTTTTGGGGACGAAATCGAACGCATCCGCGAGATTGACGTCGTCACCGGCGAAGTGATCGGCGAACGCGAACACGTGGCCATTTTCCCCGCTTCCCACTTCGTCACCCGGGAAGACAAAATGCGCGTGGCCATTCAGCGCATTGAGGCTGAACTGGAAGAAAGGCTCGCCGAGCTGAAAGCCGAGAACAAATTGCTGGAGGCGCAACGCTTGGAGCAGCGCACGCGCTACGACATTGAGATGATGCAGGAAGTCGGCTTTTGTTCGGGGATCGAGAACTACTCCCGCCATTTGACCGGCCGCGCCCCGGGAGAAGCGCCGTACACGCTGCTGGACCACTTTCCCGACGACTACTTGATGATCGTCGACGAATCGCACGTGACGTTGCCGCAGATCAACGGGATGTACAAAGGAGACCGGGCGCGCAAGATGACCTTGATCGAGCACGGGTTCCGCCTTCCCTCTGCCGCCGACAACCGTCCGCTCCGGTTTGAAGAATGGGAGAAACACATCCACCAGATCGTGTACGTGTCGGCGACGCCCGGGCCGTACGAGTTGGAGAAGTGCCCGGAAGTCGTCGAGCAGATCATCCGTCCGACGGGGCTTGTCGATCCGAAAGTCGTCGTCCGGCCCATCAAAGGGCAGATTGACGATCTGATCGAGGAGATCAACAAGAGGCGGGAGCGGGACGAGCGCGTCCTCGTGACGACGTTGACGAAAAAAATGGCGGAAGACCTCACGGACTATTTGAACGACGTAGGGATTAAAGTGCGCTACCTGCATTCCGACATTAAGACGATAGAGCGAATGCAAATACTGCGCGATTTACGCCTCGGCGTGCACGACGTCGTCGTTGGCATTAACTTGCTCAGGGAAGGTCTCGACTTGCCGGAAGTGTCCCTCGTCGCCATTTTGGACGCGGACAAAGAAGGCTTCTTGCGCGGAGAACGAGCCCTCATTCAGACGATCGGACGCGCAGCGCGGAACGCGGACGGCATGGTGATCATGTACGCGGACACGATCACGGAGTCGATGCAGAAAGCGATCGACGAAACAGAGCGGCGCCGTCAAATTCAGCTCGAGTACAACAAGAAGCACGGCATCACGCCGCGAACAATTCAAAAAGCCGTACGGGATGTCATCGAGGCGACGCGCGTCGCCGAGGAAAAAGCCGATTACTTGGACAAAGACTTAACCAAACTGCCGAAGCGGGACCGCAAAGCCGTCATCGAGCGGATGGAAGCCGAGATGAAAGAAGCGGCCAAAGCGTTGCAGTTTGAACGGGCTGCGGAGTTGAGAGACTTAATTATCGAGTTGAAAGCGGAAGGAGCCTAA